In Siniperca chuatsi isolate FFG_IHB_CAS linkage group LG16, ASM2008510v1, whole genome shotgun sequence, the following proteins share a genomic window:
- the LOC122863429 gene encoding LOW QUALITY PROTEIN: protein ripply2-like (The sequence of the model RefSeq protein was modified relative to this genomic sequence to represent the inferred CDS: inserted 1 base in 1 codon) — translation METLGDASKLNLAQAAGALINRRFLHSVTHPLRTLRRTDHFKEXMETFTTNSGLTSVFTGDNVTQHSSGRLWRPWTGIEDKTAAQKAHSSHGDLSAATPHKTPQVSHPVKLYWPKSRCFDYLYQDAEMLLRNYPVQATICFYEDSSSEEDSDDEEEEMEKELN, via the exons ATGGAGACACTTGGGGACGCGTCAAAGCTCAATTTGGCACAGGCTGCCGGGGCCCTGATAAATAGGAGGTTCCTGCATTCAGTCACACATCCTCTGAGGACTTTACGCAGGACTGACCACTTCAAGG CCATGGAGACTTTCACTACCAACAGTGGATTAACTTCTGTTTTTACTGGAGACAACGTTACTCAGCACTCATCCGGTCGTTTGTGGAGACCGTGGACTGGAATAGAGGACAAAACTGCCGCACAAAAG GCTCATTCTAGTCATGGAGACCTTTCTGCTGCAACCCCCCACAAAACTCCTCAAGTCAGTCACCCAGTGAA GTTGTACTGGCCGAAATCGAGATGTTTCGATTATCTGTACCAGGACGCAGAAATGCTCCTGCGCAACTATCCGGTCCAAGCGACCATCTGCTTTTATGAAGACTCCAGCAGTGAAGAAGACAGCGATGACGAAgaggaggaaatggaaaaagagCTGAACTAA
- the LOC122863430 gene encoding LOW QUALITY PROTEIN: melanocortin-2 receptor accessory protein 2A-like (The sequence of the model RefSeq protein was modified relative to this genomic sequence to represent the inferred CDS: inserted 2 bases in 1 codon), whose amino-acid sequence MSDFHNRSQTSARRSDYVWQYEYYDDEEPVSFEGLKAHRYSIVIGFWVGLAVFVIFMFFVLTLLTKTGAPHQENLDSAEKRHRTGSCLVDINGPQNENDNAFSRPLLAESRSYFHFYINEEDQAQGKQKTDDRIVGKHTVARAQQGTGNRPRGISSSGMDEMEEDVEEAGGHQPLKGLIEESKTDRESAFFSHFNIPNFVNLEHSSTLGEDDLLYEPXLERQSLSHDAHCDIH is encoded by the exons ATGTCAGACTTCCACAACCGGAGCCAAACCAGCGCACGTCGCAGTGACTACGTGTGGCAGTATGAATATTATGACGACGAGGAGCCCGTGTCTTTTGAGGGACTCAAAGCGCACAGAT ACTCCATCGTCATCGGCTTCTGGGTCGGACTTgctgtgtttgtcattttcatgttCTTTGTTCTCACACTGCTCACGAAGACAGGAGCACCACACCAAGA AAACCTAGACTCTGCTGAAAAGCGCCATCGAACAGGGAGCTGTCTGGTAGACATCAACGGTCCGCAGAACGAAAATGACAATGCCTTCTCTCGTCCGTTGTTAGCGGAGTCCCGCTCATATTTCCATTTCTACATCAACGAGGAGGATCAGGCCCAGGGGAAGCAAAAAACAGATGATAGGATAGTTGGAAAGCACACCGTGGCCCGAGCCCAGCAGGGGACCGGCAACCGGCCCAGAGGTATCAGCTCCTCAGGGATGGACGAGATGGAAGAGGATGTTGAGGAAGCTGGGGGACACCAACCTCTCAAGGGACTAATAGAAGAGagtaagacagacagagaaagtgcCTTCTTTTCCCACTTCAACATCCCTAACTTTGTGAACTTGGAGCACAGTTCAACACTTGGAGAGGATGATCTGCTGTATGAACC TCTGGAGCGCCAGTCTCTCTCTCACGATGCTCACTGTGACATCCACTAA